Below is a window of Pirellulales bacterium DNA.
GCGTTCTCCTTAACGATCGCCTTGTTGATGTCGACTTTTCCGGCCGGGTCGTCGGTCGTATGGTCGATCCATTTCACGGGACCGGCCTTGCCTGGATACTCGGCCGCGAAATCAACCCCGCGCTCGGGCGGAAAGGCAACATCGAACCCATTTTCGTCGGTGTTGTCGAATGGTCCGGCCAGCTTCCAACTCATGACGTAGCCGAAATGGGTTGGCAGGTCGACTTTGTCACCAAAGGTCTCAACCTTTTTTGCCAGCAACTGGACCTGGTCCAGATCGCGGGCGGACTTTAATGCCCGGCGAAATGTATCTGCCGCCTGCTGCGCCTTACCGGACGCTTCCAGGGCCTCGGCCTCGCCAATCACTCGGGCCACGGCATCGCGGCGGAATTCCACGCTCGGATCGTCGATCATTTTCGGAATCAGGCGATCGTTCGCCGTGGGGTCGGCGCGGCAGAGCCATTCAAAGGCCAGTCGGCGGGCTCGGTTAGAGTGCTTGGTGTCGGTTGCGAACTTTTCGAGCGCGGCGGTGGGCAATTTACCGCCATTGCGCAATTGCCGTTCGGCGATCGCATCGACAGAGGCCCGCAGCCAATTGGCCGCCAGCGGGCCTGCGTCGTCGAGCGCTGCCAGAATCGTCGGCAACGATGCGGCATCGGCCGCCGAAAGCCTTCGCCATGCCTCCTGAGCGGACTGGTTGCCGGCTCCCTCGGGCCCGACTTCCTTGAGTGCTTTGAGCTGGTCCTCGATTCCCGCGGCGGAAACTGTCGCGGCGGACCAGGATAGAGAAACGAGCGTGGCAAGAATCCAAGTGCGGATCATGGCAGGCACCAAGGCGGGTTCGAGGGCATCCGTTCGGTCGGCTGACGCATTCTAGTCGGTCGCTGCGTGTTGGAAAGCGGAACCACTGTCCCAGGTTGGCGCTGCGACACCCGTCGACGCGTTTTCGGGAGTAAAAATGGATAAATTCGCGGATATTTCTCGCAGCGAATCGGCCGTGCATTGGCCCGGCTTTTTAGGGGCCGGATTCTGCGTGCCGCGCCGAATTCGACCCGCGACATCGGACAGGCCCGATTTGGTAAATCTGCCAAACTGGCAGAACTCGGATGGAATGCCCGCAACATGACTGCCGGAATTGGCTGAGTCTTGCGGTGTAACCATTCCGCAGATCGTGCGATAAGTGCTTTTTCTCACGTGTGTTGCGACATCAGCGCTCGTCTTGGCCCGGCAATTGCTTTGACGTCGGCCGGCTGCGCTACGGATACGCATAATTGGCAGCCCGTGGGATTCGGTCGCTCAAAGGGCGGCCCCTCGCTGCGGGCTATTCACATTTTCGAGCTAACTCGGAGGCGAACAAGCGATGTCGACGGCGACAAAGTCCAAGAAGCCCGCAAGCAAGATCAAGCTGCAACCGCTGGGTGACCGCGTGGTGGTCGAGCGTGAAGAGTCGGAAGAGCGGACCGCAGGCGGGATCGTGCTGCCGGACACCGCCAAGGACAAGCCCACCCGTGGCGTGATTGTCAGCGTTGGCGACGGTAAGCTGCTGGATGACGGCACGCGCGGCAAGTTGCAGGTCAAGGTCGGCGATCGTGTCTTGTTCAGCACCTATGCCGGCGACCAGTTCAAGATCGGCGATCAAGAATTGTTGTTGATGCGCGAAGACGACATCCTGGCAGTGATTGAATAGGTCGCTTGATCGCATAACGCGCTGCTCGGGCCCCCACTGGTCTGCGGCGGAGCCGGAAACGAATCACAAAAAGTAGGCGGTGTCCTCGACGGCGCCGGCTTTCCAAAAAACGTTTAGGAGAATTCAACTGATGGCTAAGTCCATTGCATTTGATCAGGAAGCCCGCGAGTCGATTCGCCGCGGGGTTTCCAAGCTGGCCCGTGCGGTCAAGGTGACGTTGGGTCCGAAGGGACGCAACGTAATCTTGCAGAAGAGCTTTGGCTCGCCGACGGTGACCAAAGACGGCGTCACGGTCGCCAAGGAAATCGACCTTGAGGACGTTTACGAGAACATGGGCGCTCGCATGGTTCGCGAGGTCGCCTCGAAGACCAGCGACATCGCCGGTGACGGCACGACGACCGCCACATTGATGGCCGAAGCGATTTACAACGAAGGCCTCAAGGCCGTCGTCGCTGGGGTCAACCCGCTGCAGTTGAAGCAGGGTATCGAGAAGGCGGTCGAGGACATCACCGAAAAACTGCACAAGATGTCGATCTCGATCAAGAGCAAGAAGGAAATGGCTCAGGTCGGCACAGTGGCCAGCAACAACGACACCGAGATCGGTGACCTGTTGGCCGAAGCAATGGAGAAGGTCGGCAAGGATGGCGTGATCACGGTCGACGAAGGTAAGAGCCTGAAGACCGAGGTCGAGTGGGTCGAAGGCATGCAGTTTGATCGCGGTTATTTGTCGCCGTACTTCATCACCGACTCCACCAAGATGGAAGTCGTTCTCGACGATCCGTATATCCTGGTATACGAGAAGAAGATCGCGAACGTCAAGGAATTGGTCCCCGTGCTTGAGGCCGTGGTGAATGCCGGACGACCCCTGTTGATCGTGTCGGAGGACGTCGAGGGCGAGGCCTTGGCGACTCTGGTGATCAACAAGCTGCGTGGCACCTTCAAGTGCGCCGCGGTCAAGGCGCCGGGCTACGGCGACCGCCGCAAGGCCATGCTTGAGGACATTGCCATCCTCACGGGCGGCACCGCGGTGTTCGAAAGCTTGGGCATCAAGCTCGAAAACCTGCACCTGACCGACCTCGGTCGTGCCAAGAAGGTAACGATCGACAAGGACAACACGACGATTATCGAAGGAGCCGGCAAGAGCTCCGACATTAAGGCTCGTATCGACCAGATTCGCCGCGAGATCGACAACTCGACCAGCGACTACGATCGCGAGAAGTTGGAAGAGCGGTTGGCCAAGCTGGCCGGTGGCGTCGCCAAGGTCAACGTGGGCGCTGCGACCGAGAGCGAGATGAAGGAGAAGAAGGCCCGCGTCGAAGACGCTCTGCACGCCACGCGTGCGGCCGTCGAAGAAGGCATTTTGCCCGGCGGTGGCGTGGCCCTGTTGCGGGCGGCCAGTTCGGTCAAGCCCGAGGGACTTTCGGCCGACCAGGAAGTCGGCTACAAGATCATCCTTCGCGCGGTTCGTGCTCCGCTGACGACGATTGCCTCGAACGCCGGTCAAGACGGCGGCATCGTGTGCGAGCGGGTTATCGAAGGTAAGGGAAACTACGGTTACAACGCCGCCACCGACGCCTACGAAGACCTGGTCAAGGCCGGCATCATCGACCCAACTAAGGTCACGCGCACGGCCCTGCAGAACGCTTCCAGCGTGGCCACGTTGCTGCTCACCAGCGACGCACTAATCGCCGAGCTTCCGAAGGAAGGCAAGAAGGGCGGCGGCGGCCACGGCGGCGACGCCGATATGTACTAGTCGAACCCTCGGAGAGACGGTCGCGGAACTATCAGAATCTGTGCCCGTTGATTGCGAAAAGAAATTGCCTCGCAGGCCGGATGCCCTTCGCATCTGGCCTGCGAGGTTTTTTTATGCGCGGGTGATTCGCTTATTGCGAGCATTCATCGACGGGCGGGCTTACCTATCAGCAGCTACTGCCTCGGCGGCGCTGGTACCTGAGCGGTCGGCCCCACGCGCGCATTTGCAGGCACTCAGGGCAGACGTTGCTCGGAGCGGGAACTTGATTTAAACCACAAGAGTGAGACAGATGCCCGCTCTGATCGTTACGTTTTGGGCTTCGCCAACTGGCGGACCCATTGAACGACCGGCTGCCCACCATCGCCCCGGAGGTATTCGGCCACATAACGCTGCGTGTCGCGCCGTTCAGGCACTTTGAAGTTATCCCCTTTTTGCAGTATTGGCCGCTGCTCGGGGATGCCGCCGAAGCATCTCACTCCCGCTGCCTGACAGGGAAACCAGTATCCTTTGCCCGTGTCGTCTTCCAAGTAGAATTCGGGATAGCAGTGGCCGGGAACCCACACCGTGCGCGCGGGTACGCCGATGTCGCGGCACATGGCAATGAACAGCGAGGTCAGTTCTTCGCAATCTCCGCTGCGGTCGTTCAGCGCGGCCAAAGCACCGCGTAGCGGTCCTCGGACGTATTTCACATTGTCGCGGACCCAGTCGTAGATAGCCTCCACCTTCTCCCAGGCTCCTTCCTTATCGGCAGAAACTTCCGTGGCCAGGGCGCGAATCTTGGGATTGGTGGATTCGATTTTGGGACTTTGAGTCAGGTACATGCGTAATTTGCGATCGAGCTTCTTGGGAATCACCAGGTTCGACGTGTTATCTGGCGGCAGCAATGTGAACCGCGAGATTTCGACCCGGGTAATCACCCGCACTTCTTCATTCGCGGCGATGCTTGGGATCGTGACCAGCATCTGCTTGACCGAGCCCCCTCCCACGTCTCGATAGGTGATTCGCCTGGCGGCCGAGTCAAACTCTTCCTCGATGGTTCGGACCTCTTGCTCGGGCCAGTCGATCGGTATCGGCATGGTTGCATACAGCCCGCTGCACGGCTCGGAGCCGGCCTTGATGACCATGCCCACCTCGTACTGCGCGATCGTTTCCTTGTCGCGCTTGGGTCCGTTCATGTCGACTTCGCCAAATTGCGCACGTGTCGGCGCGGGGGCGAACATGAA
It encodes the following:
- the groES gene encoding co-chaperone GroES; this translates as MSTATKSKKPASKIKLQPLGDRVVVEREESEERTAGGIVLPDTAKDKPTRGVIVSVGDGKLLDDGTRGKLQVKVGDRVLFSTYAGDQFKIGDQELLLMREDDILAVIE
- the groL gene encoding chaperonin GroEL (60 kDa chaperone family; promotes refolding of misfolded polypeptides especially under stressful conditions; forms two stacked rings of heptamers to form a barrel-shaped 14mer; ends can be capped by GroES; misfolded proteins enter the barrel where they are refolded when GroES binds); this encodes MAKSIAFDQEARESIRRGVSKLARAVKVTLGPKGRNVILQKSFGSPTVTKDGVTVAKEIDLEDVYENMGARMVREVASKTSDIAGDGTTTATLMAEAIYNEGLKAVVAGVNPLQLKQGIEKAVEDITEKLHKMSISIKSKKEMAQVGTVASNNDTEIGDLLAEAMEKVGKDGVITVDEGKSLKTEVEWVEGMQFDRGYLSPYFITDSTKMEVVLDDPYILVYEKKIANVKELVPVLEAVVNAGRPLLIVSEDVEGEALATLVINKLRGTFKCAAVKAPGYGDRRKAMLEDIAILTGGTAVFESLGIKLENLHLTDLGRAKKVTIDKDNTTIIEGAGKSSDIKARIDQIRREIDNSTSDYDREKLEERLAKLAGGVAKVNVGAATESEMKEKKARVEDALHATRAAVEEGILPGGGVALLRAASSVKPEGLSADQEVGYKIILRAVRAPLTTIASNAGQDGGIVCERVIEGKGNYGYNAATDAYEDLVKAGIIDPTKVTRTALQNASSVATLLLTSDALIAELPKEGKKGGGGHGGDADMY
- a CDS encoding transglutaminase-like domain-containing protein, giving the protein MAIGVLLFMFAPAPTRAQFGEVDMNGPKRDKETIAQYEVGMVIKAGSEPCSGLYATMPIPIDWPEQEVRTIEEEFDSAARRITYRDVGGGSVKQMLVTIPSIAANEEVRVITRVEISRFTLLPPDNTSNLVIPKKLDRKLRMYLTQSPKIESTNPKIRALATEVSADKEGAWEKVEAIYDWVRDNVKYVRGPLRGALAALNDRSGDCEELTSLFIAMCRDIGVPARTVWVPGHCYPEFYLEDDTGKGYWFPCQAAGVRCFGGIPEQRPILQKGDNFKVPERRDTQRYVAEYLRGDGGQPVVQWVRQLAKPKT